One Sporosarcina sp. FSL W8-0480 genomic window, ATGTGTCGCCTGGAACAACTTGTCGTTTGAAGCGGCAGTTATCTATACCCGCAAAGAACGCCAGTCTACCCCGGTTTTCTTCTTTTTGCAACATTGCTACCGCACCTACTTGCGCAAGCGCTTCGACAATTAGCACCCCAGGCATGACTGGATATCCTGGAAAATGGCCGTTAAAATAATCTTCATTTATCGTAACATTTTTCAAGCCCACTGCTCGTTTCCCTTCGTCAATCTCAGTGATCCTGTCAACAAGAAGGAATGGGTAACGATGTGGAATTATTTTTTGAATCTGTTCTGCTGTTAGCATAACCTTCCACCTCCGTAAGTATGTATATTTTTTTAAAAATGAAAAGAAAACGAAAGAGCCTTTACGACTCTTTCCCTTTTATGATGTCGATTATGTGGATCCATGTCTCTTTCTTAAGCGCATCGTCCGGATTGCCGTCGCCAATGTAGCCGTAGCCGATTGTCGTGCCAAGGGCTACTGCTCCTCCTAATAACAGGAGGACGAGTATGATTCGAAGCCAAATCGGAATGATCCGGACTTGTACCCAAACTCTTCCCTTTGCACTTGGCTCCTCTTTTTCGGGTTTCCGCTTCCTTTGCTGATTACGCTCCGAACGGGATGCGATGGCTTCCTGTTCCGCATTATCTGTCGTATGGTCCCCAACGGGATTTTTTTGCTTTTCATCTATCATATCGAATTCTCCCTAACGCTTATCGAATGTTATTGATCAAACCTAACATTTGATCTGCAAGCGTGACTGTCCGTGCGTTGAATTGATAAGAACGTTGTACACTAATGAGGTCCGTCATCTCTTTTTGGAGATTCACATTGGATGCTTCAAGTTGTCCATTCTCCATCCTGATTTGACTTCGATTCTCGCCAATCAATTCAGTTAGGATGTCCTCAGGATTCACGCCTAATTCATCCATATTATCAGGAAGTGAGAATAATGTCGCGGATAAGCGATTCATCAAG contains:
- the fabZ gene encoding 3-hydroxyacyl-ACP dehydratase FabZ, with translation MLTAEQIQKIIPHRYPFLLVDRITEIDEGKRAVGLKNVTINEDYFNGHFPGYPVMPGVLIVEALAQVGAVAMLQKEENRGRLAFFAGIDNCRFKRQVVPGDTLKLEVEITRMRGTIGKGKAVATVDGEVACETEITFALGPAASESN
- a CDS encoding DNA-directed RNA polymerase subunit beta; the encoded protein is MIDEKQKNPVGDHTTDNAEQEAIASRSERNQQRKRKPEKEEPSAKGRVWVQVRIIPIWLRIILVLLLLGGAVALGTTIGYGYIGDGNPDDALKKETWIHIIDIIKGKES